The DNA sequence GACGAACAGACGCCCGTGATTCCGGGAGTCCTTATCAACGCGGTGGTACCGCGCGCGGATGTCGGGCCGTTGCAGAAACCGCAGAACGCGCTTCTTCAACTGGCCGCTGCCCTTGCCGTGAATGATTTCAACCGTCGCGATGCGCTTCGCGCAGGCATCGTCGATCGCCCCCTCGAGCGCCGCGTCGATCTTCCGTCCGTCGCGAAAGCATTGATGCAGATCGATCGAAATGCGAGCCATGACGTCCGGGATGGTACCGAAAACGAGACACCGTCGCCGGCTGCGCGTTCGCAGCCGGCTCCTG is a window from the Thioalkalivibrio paradoxus ARh 1 genome containing:
- a CDS encoding Smr/MutS family protein, which encodes MARISIDLHQCFRDGRKIDAALEGAIDDACAKRIATVEIIHGKGSGQLKKRVLRFLQRPDIRARYHRVDKDSRNHGRLFVHFRH